The Agaribacterium sp. ZY112 genome includes the window CAGCGCTCTTCTTGAACGCCCTCTGGTACATGGTCAGGTAATTCATTCGCTGGCGCACCTTCAACTGGGCTGTACTTAAAGCAGCCAACCCTATCCAACTGAGCTTCTTCAAGCCAATCGAGCAGGAGCTGAAAATCTTCCTCGGTTTCACCAGGAAAACCAACAACAAAAGTAGAGCGAATCACCAGTTCTGGGCAGATTTCACGCCAGCGCTTGATACGCTCCAAGGTTTTTTCTTGATGCGCAGGGCGCTTCATCAACTTAAGAATACGTGGACTTGCATGCTGAAAAGGAATATCCAGATAAGGTAGAATTTTTCCTTCAGCCATTAAAGGGATCACCTCATCGACATGAGGATAGGGGTACACATAGTGTAAACGCACCCATACACCCATCTGCCCTAAAGCTTGGCACATATCTAACATACGTGTTTTAACAGGCTGGCCCTGCCAAAAGCCGGTGCGATATTTAAGATCCACACCATAGGCGCTTGTATCTTGACTGATGACTAGCAGCTCACGAGTACCCGCATTAACTAGGCGTTCGGCTTCATCAAGCACCTGTCCAACTGGGCGACTGACAAGATCACCCCGCATGGCGGGGATAATGCAGAAAGTACAGCGGTGGTTACACCCTTCGCTGATTTTTAGATAAGCATAGTGCCGGGGCGTAAGCTTGACGCCTTGAGGCGGCACAAGATCCACCAAGGGATCGTGCACTTGTTTAACTGGAATATGCTGATGCACCGCTCCCATAACTTCTTCATAGGCGGCTGGGCCGGTAACACTGAGCACCTCTGGGAAGCTCTCTTTGATGACTTCGGCATCATTGCCCTTGCCCATACAGCCAGTAACAATCACCTTGCCGTTTTCTTTCATCGCTTCACTGATTGCATCTAAGCTTTCTTGCTTAGCACTATCGATAAAGCCACAAGTGTTGACCACAACCACATCGGCATCATCATAGCTAGGAACAACATCGTAACCATCTAGGCGCAATTGCGTAAGTATTCGCTCACTATCAACCAAGGCCTTTGGACATCCTAAGCTTACAAAGCCAACTCGCTGGTTTTCATCACCGTCTAAGGCCTGCTCTTTAGGGTCGATTGTCTCTACGCTCATGGTCACTACTGCAATAATAAGAAGGGGCGCGAATTATAACGAACGTGAGCCAAAGAGCCAGCTTGCTGATCAGTTTTTATGCAAGCCGTCCCTCCTTCCTAAAGCCAAACTTGGCGCCATTATTAATAAAAACGAATTAGTTCACTAAGCTCATCACCGCATCCAATACGCTCTGCTTAAGCTCGTCATTCTTTGGCTCTTGCTTTTCAAGGTCAAATTGATCATAAAAACTCGCTACGCTTAGTTGCGCTTTTAAGTCCGCGCCAAAGTGTGGAGCCGAGTTCGCTGCAGTGTTTAAGACTCGTTGAGCCCCACCAGGGCCTGGTGACGTCGCTAAAAACACGGCCGGCTTATTCTGAAATACCTTCATATCTACTCGAGAAGTCCAATCGAATAAATTTTTATACGCCGCCGTGTAACTGCCATTATGCTCAGCAAACGCGATAAGTAACGCATCAGCTTCGCCTAGTTTTTTGTAAAACGCCTGAGCCTGCTCAGGCGAACCCAACTCTTTCTCTCTATCTTCACTGAAAAGCGGCATCTCATAATCATTGATATCAATAAGCTCAAGCTCACTATTCGGTATTTGTGATGCTGCATAAGTAACTAACTGCTTGTTAATTGAGTGCCTACTACTTGATGCTGCAAGTGCGATAACTTTCATAATCATCCCCTCATCCTTTGTATTAAATCGATACTTTATCGTTAACAGCTTGCTGATTTAGTCAGCAAGCTTAAGCTTGTCTAAGCCCTGATATTCAACAAACTCAATCACATTGCGATCAGGGTCTCTTATAAAGATTGAGCTACCTGTAGGGTGGTGCATAGGGCCGCCACTTAGCTCTATGCCCTGCTCAGCTAAATCACTCTGCATCTGCGCCACACTGTCAACCTCTAAGGCCACATGGGTATAACCTGTGTACTTCTCAGCTACATCCATCAAGTGGTTCAATGGTTCATCTTGCTTTGCATTCAAAATGAAGTTGATATTAATACCATGCTCATTTTCCATGATCGCAACAGGTTCCGGCCCCAAAGGCCCCGCAACAAAATCAAAGCCCAACTTACTGTAAAAAACTCGGCTTCTCTCTAATTCACTAATACGTAAGCCAATATGGTTAACTCGTGTTATTGCCTGCATCTCTTTCACCTAACCCACTTTATTTTCTTAGCTCGAGTCGAGTCGCTCAACGCAACTTCTAACTCAACTCTCACCTGCTGAAGACCATAGTAACTGTTCCACTGTGAATGATAAGATAGTCAAACTGGGACTCACCGTTCCATATATGGAACACCTGAATCGATTCAACTATCGACCAATAGCTAAATGGGCTCATATGAAAAGCAACAAAATGGACCTCAATGATACTCGGTTGTTTGCCAAGGTCGCAGAATGCGGTGGTATCAGTGCCGCAGCTAGAGCTCTTGAGCTACCTAAAAGCAAGGTCAGCCGACGTATCAGTGCTCTAGAGCAAAGCTTAAATGCTGGCTTATTGGAGCGCACAACCCGTGCCATAAAACTCACCGAAGCCGGTAAGTTGTTTTATCAGCATTGCAAACGTATCGTTGAAGAAGCCGATAATGCCGAGCACAGCATTCAAGAGTTATTGGATGTACCAAGAGGCATATTGAGAGTCAGCACGTCTATCTCTATGGGGCAGGAGCTTATCGCACCTGTGCTGGGGGAGTTTATGCAGGCTTATCCCGAAGTTGAAATAGACCTACAACTTAATAATCGTAGGGTCGACCTTACCAATGAAGGCTTTGATTTGGCTTTGCGTGTTGGCAAACTCGAAGACAGCAGTTTGATTGCAAGAAAGCTCGGCCAAGGTAAAGCCCGCTTATTTGCAAGCCCAAGCTACCTTGATTCAGCGCCAGCGATTCATTCGGTTCAAGACTTACACAAACAGCGCTGTCTGATTATGAGTGATGCGGTTAAAAACAAACGCTGGCTGCTCGAAAGCATAGAGGGGGCCATGGAAATCAGCATTCCCTCTATGCTCAGCATTAATGATTTTTATTGTTTGCAACAAGCCGCCATCAACGGTGCCGGTATTGCTTTCATTCCAGATTATTTATGCCGTGAGGCACTTAAACAAAAACAGCTGGTTCCAGTACTTAGTGAGTGGCAGAGCCCCGGGTTCTCTTATTACGCAATGTACGAAAGTCGCCGCGGCATGACACAAAAAATGCAGGCCTTTTTAAGTTTTTATGAAAAGCGTTTTAACAAGCTAAGATAATAAACCCTTTACAAAGGTGATTAAGCCTAACCTGAGCGATCAGCAGCATTTCGAACAAAACGATAAACCAACAATCCCAGTGCAGCTAGCAATAAGCTGGCATTAACAGCCCAAGAAGCAGCTAAAGAACCTAAAAAAGAAAATACAAAACAATGCACAAACACGAGAGCGATAAGCGATAGAGCCAAAACTAAAATTAGATAAGAGCGCAAACGCAAGAGACTGATTTTTACTCCATTAGCTATTGCTATCGCGGCTAATAATGTACTAAAAAAAGCCAACGACAAAGCTGTAGAAAACATCAGAAATGCGACCGCGCTACCGACAAGAGCTAGAGGCACACCCCAGACTATGGCCGACCACGTACGATCTAAATAATCAGCTTTTGCACGTTTACACAACCAGATATTAATACCAGTAACTGAAATAACAGTTAGCATACATCCAAGAGCAAAATACAACCAACGAACACCCCAACCACCAAACCAACCAAAGTGAACCCTGTAAAGTGAATACAAAAACTGACGCCCAGAATGGCCCGAGGCTAAACCTTGAGTGTTCATATAACGGCCATCAGAGTAAAATCGGTAGATTTCAGAGTAGGTAAAACGCCCCGGCAAGACCGCTGCAAGCTCAATAAACTGGGTCTCGTTACCAAAGTTTTGCACGACTGCATAAATAGGCTCTGCTTCAGGTTCCAGCTCAGCCAAATTAATTAAAACCTGATTAATATTTGGTTTTTGTACTAATTCTTTAATTACAGGGTCTTTACCATAAACATCGTCAAACAAGGCGTTACGATCCCCGTCGTATAAAGCCGAAGCTGCCAGTAAAACTAAAAAACCGACCAAGCCATAAAAGGCCCCTGTAAGCGCAATCATAATATGAAAGGGTAAGCCCCATACAGATAAACGATTATGAATATCAGTTTGCTCAATACGGCTGCGTCCCCCAAGACGCAATTGAAAAGCCTGCTTAATTATTCCCGGATGCCCTACCAAACCAGAAATAATCAACGAGACCAACATCGCGCCGACTATACTAACGACAATCAAACCTAACGAAGAAGGCATGTGTAAATGCACATGTAGCTGTTCTAAAAAATGCGCAATACCATCCTCTGTCGGACTGTCTATATTACCGTCAGCATCTGTCCACCAAGAATGATCTCTATCAGCTACATGTATTCTCGGTAGCTGCTCGGTAGGTAAAACAACATAAATAGACTCCGGTATATCAGTAACACGGCTTAAATATTCATCTAAAGCCTTATCCGCAGACACACCATCTACAGAATAAAATTCAGGCACTTCTGGTTGCTGCCAACGCTCCCAGGATTCACTAAAAACGAGTAGCGTCCCCGTTAAGCAAATAACATACATCAAAGCGCCAACAATCAAACCAATAGAGGAATGAGCTGACATCGATTTCTTAATCGAGGCCGCAGAGAAAGGAAAGTTCATAATTAAAAATAAATCGTAATTAAAGAAAGAACTGCAGCCGCAGTAAGATAGCTAGCATCAAGTAACAGTTTTTTTCTAAAACAAATTAAAAAGCTTGTTGAACCAAGCAGCACAGGATAAAAGATGGAAACAAAAGCCATCTGACTAATATTATCTACCGGCAGTGCTAACGACACAGCCAAGCTAATCGCGCAAGTAGTAGCAATACAATAAGGTCCAGCAAGAATAAACAGAGCCAATTTTCCATGCCATGACGATGAAAAAGGCAGATATTCACTTGCTACAACCTTATGACTAACCACTTTAAAGCTAGCTCGACACAACAGCAGTAATACCGCAAATAGACTCACTTGTAACAAAGCAATAGCAATACCAAACTCAGGACCAAAGTGATTCACACTCAAACCTATACCACTAAGAATAACAAGCCAGGCCAGTGGCGACAGAAGCCGCCCTGACCATTTACTAGATCTCTGTATTATTAATAAAGAGAATAAGCCTGCACTAACAAATAGAACTGGCAGTAAAGCCATTAAGCTAAAGCCCATAATTAAAACTCGTAGCGAACTCGGCCAATAACAGTACGAGCATTACCTGGGAAGCAATCCCCACGCGATAAACACGTTGCCTGGTAATCTTTATCAGTAAGATTGCTGACATTGACTGATACATCCCAGCTTGAGAAGGCATAGCCCAACATTAAATCAGCAAGACTGTGTGAAGGAGTCTCAATAATGTCTTGCCCGCCCCAACTGGTGCCCACATAACGTAAGCCTGCGCCCGCTTTAAAACCATTGGCGGCGCCATAGCCTAACCACGTTGAAGCCTGCTGCTCTGGAACACTCGCAAAATGCTTGCCTTCAGAGGTTTCCGTATCGAGTTGCGTCAAAGCAAATTGCCAATCAAAAGCGCCAAGATTAACCAGCCCTTCAAACTCAACACCTTTCACTTTAGCAACGCCACTTTGCTGATCGTAGCCACCAGGTGATCCGTTCGGGTCTGTAAGGTTGCTTTGTTCAATCTCAAAAGCTGCAAGAGTGAATAGAGCGGGAAGCTGTTCAGGCTGATACTTCAGGCCGACTTCCACTTGCTGACCTTCTTGTGGTTTGAGCGCTTTCGCCTCGGGTCCGATGCCACTTGTACCAATAACTGGCTCAAAAGATTCGGCATAATTAATATACGGAGAAATACCCACCGAGGTTTTATACAAAATACCTAAACTGCTACTCAATGCATCGTCTTTTTGCGAGGTGCTTGTTGCAGAAGCCGGATCACTAACCGTCGTTTCGCTATCATCGTAGCGCAAACCCAAAGTTACATTAAGCTTGCCCCAGGTAATTTGGTCACTGACATAAACACCTAAGTCGACATTATTGGACTCAGGGTTTTTCGCATACATACTCTCTAACTGCTGATACGCCGCATCGGGAATTTGGCCGTAATTAGGGCTAAAGACGTTTAACCACATAAGATCAGAAAAGCTTTGATCAGGCCCCTGAGTCGTATAATCATAACCAACGGCCCAAGCAGAATAGCCAGCACTCGTTGTGGTAACGTCTTGATATTGCAAGCCCATTAATACATTGTGACTTATCTCACCGGTCGTTAAATCGGCACGTAAGCGAGTATCAATGGCGGCTTGTTCAGAAGTGGCATCGTTTCGATAAAAACTTCTAGGGACCATTCCATCTTTATACAAACTGCCGTCAGCATTATAAATAAAGCGATCGGCAGTTGTACTAAACGCTTGCCAAGCCTGTTGATAATCAGCAGAGGCGTCTGTGTAACGAGAAGTTAACTCCCAACTCCATACTTCATTAAAAGCATGATCAGCCAATAAGGTAAGTGCAGTGGTGGTCGCGTTATAGTGATTAAAACCCGGCTCCCCCATATACCTACTGTTTTCAATATACTTGCCATTAACTGCAGGATTTAAGGTGCCACTAATGGGTAAGAATTGTGCACCGGTATCACTTTCTGTGTCGGTGTAATTTAGTAATAAAGTAATATTACTTTTTTCACTTGGACTCCAAGTAAACGAAGGCGCAAACACCTTTGTTTTATCACTGACATAATCTACTTGGGTGTCACTATCTCTACCAACAGCAACAACACGATATAAAAACTCATCATCACTATCTATTGCACCAGTGCTATCTAGCGCTATTTGCTTGTGGTTAAAATTACCAAGCTCGGCAACAATTTCCGTACGGCGCTCAGCTTTTGGACGCTTACTCACCACATTTAATAAACCGCCTGGAGAGCCTTTTCCATAAAGAACAGAAGCAGGCCCTTTTAACACTTCAGTCTGCTCCAAGGTATAAACATCTGGGCGGGTGTTGTTGTAATTACCAAAGAGAGACTGCAAAGAATCTTGATATTGAGGTACTTCAAAACCACGTACTCTCAACCAATCTCCGCGTGTAGCAAAACCAAAGGTTTGACCCGTTATGCCTGCACTGTAGTTAAAGGCCTGATCAATATGAGTCACCCCTTTAAGCTTCATATCAAGCTCATCAACAATACTCACCGAACGAGCGATATCAACAATAGGCACATCATCTTTTAATGCTGAATATCGGCCCAACTCCCCCATAACAAGGGTCTCTTCTAACATAGACTCGCCAGCACCCGTTATAGGCTGAGCCTTCTCAGCCTGCGCTTTGTCGTCAACGTGAGCCTGTGTTTGAGCCCACAACGGGCTTGAAAAGACAGTCACCAAAAATGGCAGTATCGCCTTCTTATTTAGCGTCATTTTATTTCCCCCCAAGAGAAACAGATGCAAATGATTATGAGAATGATTTCTATTATACGCACACATAAATGATGAAGCCAGTGCCAAATGAAAAACACTGAGCACAGCGACTACGTTTTGAACTCAGCAATTAAGCGATATAGCGGGGGGAACTCTTAAGAAGCAGAAGTCGCAAAGAAGGGGGATTTAAAGATGCAATCAGCAAACGGCCCGAAAGCTAAACCATAGAGGCACGATCAAAAGAAGTTAGTGCTCCCGCCATCAGATGCAACACAGGATTAAAGCGCTCAAGCCAGAAAAACGGTGAAAAAGGCAAACTCATATCGGCCAGCTTAGCTTGTGTAAGGTAAGCGGACAGGGCATCAATACTAAGAGTCGAGATCTGTTGTTAAAGCCTTGCTAAGAATAAACACCTCTTGGCGCTGCACACGCCCAGTACCTGCAGGCAGCCAACCTCGTTTTTGGTAGTATTCATTTTTATCACGGGTATAGAGCATAATTCGCTGCTGCTGCAACTCGTGCTCACAGGCATAGTCAAAAGCATAGTCGAGCAATAAAGCTCCTAAGCCCATGCCCCTAAGCTCTGGCACCACAAAAAGGTTGGTTAACCACAAGCTGCGCTCGTGAGTTTTAGGCGTAAAGCCAAAATAGGCCAAAGAAACCGTGGCGATAGGTTGAGCTTTATACAGCGCGACAAAACTGCGAGGCAAGCTATCCGAAACAAAGTGAGAGCGTAATACTTCGGCCCTTTTTTCAATTCCTTCAGCTAAGCCCATGTCCGCTTTAACACCGGGCTGCAAGCCCTTGAGCCATTCGTGGTGATGCCAACTAGCGATCGTCGATATATGCTCAGGATGCTCCGCAAGATTACAGATACGAAGGTGTACATCAACAGTCTCACTCATTGCGCCTCCAGCACACCACGTATAAAGATTATTATTTGAACAGCAATAATACACAGGGGAACGACAATAAAAAGCCTTTGACGCCAAAAATGACTACTAATCACACAATAAAATCACAAAGCCCCAGAAGTAAAGGCAGCAACAAGCTTTAAAATTAAGAGCGGTGAAGCACAGCCTCGCCTTCATTCACCGTGAAGCGACTAAGACATTAAACCCAAGACTGGGCATCGGTGGCAACCGCTACCGACAAGGAACCCACACTGGCATAAATACCACTTGCGACACTAGCAACACTGAAGATAAGAGTCATCTTATGTTGTTTTGCCTTTTGAGCTAACTCTGAAAAGCCAGGCAGCTTTTTAAGCTCATCTAGGGGGCCACAATAATTGACAACAACAATCGGACAACGCGTGCCCTGCTCAATACAAGAGCCCACATATTCAAACAACTGACGGGCGGCCTTTTTAAAGCCCCATACATTGGCAACAGAGCTTGACGCATCATTTACATTACAGATAACCGGGTGGATACCCAGCTTGGTGGCCAACATTGCTTGCGTCCAACTTACGCTCTTTTCATTGCGCTCACGAGCACGCTCCAAAGCCACTAAAGGCTCTTTAGGTAAGATATAGGTATGGATTTTCTCACTGAGTTTATCCATAGAACGACGAACCAAAGTTTCATCATCGCTTTTAAGCATTCGCCTGATGGTCTCTGCCGCCATTAAAGCCTGGCCTGCAAATACGGTTCGGCTATCCATTACTCGAACAATTACATCTTGACCGACTAAAGCCGCTTCTGCTGCGGTAGCACCCTCATTTGCATTGGCGTAGGTTTCACCTTGAGTGCGATTAACCGTTTGCACAATAATGCGCTCAAAGCCCTCAGCCGCTTTTTTTAAAATCGCTTTTTCAAACAACTTGGCAGAAGGTGCCGAGGTGGTCACTTTATGTTTGCGAGCCAATGACCCGGACTCAAACAAAGCAAGTGCATCGTCCTCATTCGAGCTATCAATAAAAACATCACCATCAATGCCATAAGCCAGAGGCACAAAGCTAATATTGTATTTTTCACAAAAAGTTGCAGGCAAACTGCAAGCTGAGTCGACAAGAATGGCTGTTTTCATTTGGCTATAATCGCAATCTAAAAATGCATTCTAGCCACTTAAAACCAATAGCGCTAGATGATGGCGCGTAAGTAATCAATCACAATTGGCTCACATGAGTGAGATTAAGCTCAGACTAAAGAAAGCTTTATTAATGCAGAAAAGAGATGAGTAATACAAGGGAAAGAGAAAGTAAAAGGCCTGTGCAATCGTTTTAATTGCCAGGCCCAAAGCTCTGTTTGAGCCTAGCTAGGAGAGACAAATAACTAACGCTGTTTACGAACCAGCAAGCCTAAACCGAGTAATGCAAACAACCAAAGGCTGCCGCTACCTCCGCCATCAGAACCAGTCGACTCACAACCATCAATACCAACTCGAGTCCCCGTTACTGTATCTGGGCATTGATCTAATGCATCGTTGACACCGTCATCATCTGTATCCACTTGATACAAAGCACAGCCATTTTCATCGACAACTTCATCGGCATTGGTATTGGCGCAGCTGTCATCGTCATTCAGCACTCCGTCGTCATCTAAATCATGGATCAAAGTATTAGGTACAGGGCTTAATGACGCGGCGGTATTGGTGGCCGAGTCAATAATAGTGATGCGCTCAATAACCAGTAAATTACTTTCATCGTAGTCATTCACACTCGTGCCCGGTTCCATATCGGCCAACGGTAAGGCATTGCTAGTAACTGGGGTTTGAGCTAAAGCTTCAACAACTTCGTAATCGCCCTCAACAACCTCACCAAATGCAGTAAAACCGCCGTTCTGTCTATCCAGATTTGAAGAGTTATCCGCTAAATTAATAAACCAGCCACTAGTTGCACTATCAGGGTCACCGCCAATTTTAGCCATCGCAACCGTTGCTTTAACATTAGAAAAAACAGGCTCATTACTGACAGGGTCTGAAACCTCGATACTTGGGAAAACTTGCCTGCCCACCGAATCTTGCCCTTCGTAAGTAAATCCCCCTCCCTGAAGTACAAAGCCGTGTACCAGTCGATGAAATACCGATCCATCATAGGCGCCACTTTCTACATAGCTTAAAAAGTTCTGAACCGTTAGAGGCGTTTCATCATCATACAGGTTAATTTTAAAATCACCGCGAGATGTCTCGACCTCAACAATGGTTGCGTGACTAGTTAGACTGAACGCTAGGGCCAAAGCCACAGCAGAACACCGGGATATAAAATTCATTGTTCTTTTCTCTTTTATCTATTTGTTTTTCTACAAGAGCAGCTAGCGATAACAAATCGCAAACTTACTTAAGGCGTAAACGGGCCAGACAGTCTGACACATGATTCGTCTTTATGTTCCCTATTATTTCTGAAAAGAGGCATTTACCTCTCCTTTAAAACACGCAATAACCCAGGGGTAATTGTCACTCACGTAATAAGCATATTGGCCATTTACCAGCATGCCGTTACATTCATCTAGATCGCCAGCACCTGTAAATTCATAGTCATCGATATATTGACCATCGTAGTTTCCCGACGGATTCGCCTCACCACTTGGGCGTTCACCGGTTTTTAGCTCGTAGCCCGACAGCGCTTTACGCACACGGCCTTCACTTTCATCGTAGAAATAACTGCCATAAATAGGAAAACCGTCTGCTGCATAACCAATCACAGGGGAGCCAAACGAACCAGGCAAATCATCAAACAGGGCCATAGGATTACCGTGATAGTGATACGTGCCATCTGGCTGGGTATGCGCATTGTGAAGATCTGTACCAAAACGATTCAAGGGGCTCAAAGGGTCCAATAACCAACCATCTTCAAGCCGACAGCCAACAGGTACATTACCATCAGTATCGGCCATGGCATCATTAGGTTTGTAACAACCTGCAGACAAAATATCCAATACCACGCCATTGAGCATAACCGCATCATAGCTTTGCTGACTTAGAGGGCTTGCCGATGCGGCAAAGCTCGGTGTTTGAGGAAAACGAAAACTGCGGTTTATCGCACTCACATCGGTGGCAAAACGAGCACTCTCATCATTAAAATCATGATTGGGGATACCATTAGCTGTCAGTACACACTCATCTGCATCCAAACTTATAGAGACTTCACTATTAAAATCGAGATTGTTTTGCAGATCTCGCACCGAGGCTTCGTAATCTGCGAGCCTTGATTCACAATCAACATTACGCTCAATAAGAATGGCATCCTTATAATTCACCGTATCCAAATCATCAGCAGCATCGGATACGTCTGTAGAGTCGACTTCATTGCCATCACTGCTTTGATCGCCAACTTCGGTACTCACCTGATCCGTTATCGATTCACTTGAGTCATCATCAAGCTGTGCACCGGCCCCTGAAGAAGAGCCCGATGAACCACCACACGCAGCTAACAGGCTCAAAATCAGTATATGTAATGCCAAAAGATAGTTAGTTTTAATACTCATTAGTAATCCAGTACTTTGACTAAAAGATACTTAAGTATGTCGTTCAAAAGTGCAGTAAATATGGATAAATCAAAAACAGCTGTTTTTCTTTCGCCTTTTCAAGTACTTAGCGGTGTTAGACTAATTAGCAATGGCATAAGTGCCGTAAAAGCAAGGCCAAATACAAATCATTAACATTCGTAACCC containing:
- the rimO gene encoding 30S ribosomal protein S12 methylthiotransferase RimO — translated: MSVETIDPKEQALDGDENQRVGFVSLGCPKALVDSERILTQLRLDGYDVVPSYDDADVVVVNTCGFIDSAKQESLDAISEAMKENGKVIVTGCMGKGNDAEVIKESFPEVLSVTGPAAYEEVMGAVHQHIPVKQVHDPLVDLVPPQGVKLTPRHYAYLKISEGCNHRCTFCIIPAMRGDLVSRPVGQVLDEAERLVNAGTRELLVISQDTSAYGVDLKYRTGFWQGQPVKTRMLDMCQALGQMGVWVRLHYVYPYPHVDEVIPLMAEGKILPYLDIPFQHASPRILKLMKRPAHQEKTLERIKRWREICPELVIRSTFVVGFPGETEEDFQLLLDWLEEAQLDRVGCFKYSPVEGAPANELPDHVPEGVQEERWQRFMQCQQRISAAKLQERIGWEMQVLVDEVHEDGSATARSYADAPEIDGLVHVEAVLAEVKAGDFIDVEITGADDYDLFAAQLVEQS
- a CDS encoding NADPH-dependent FMN reductase, coding for MIMKVIALAASSSRHSINKQLVTYAASQIPNSELELIDINDYEMPLFSEDREKELGSPEQAQAFYKKLGEADALLIAFAEHNGSYTAAYKNLFDWTSRVDMKVFQNKPAVFLATSPGPGGAQRVLNTAANSAPHFGADLKAQLSVASFYDQFDLEKQEPKNDELKQSVLDAVMSLVN
- a CDS encoding VOC family protein; this encodes MQAITRVNHIGLRISELERSRVFYSKLGFDFVAGPLGPEPVAIMENEHGININFILNAKQDEPLNHLMDVAEKYTGYTHVALEVDSVAQMQSDLAEQGIELSGGPMHHPTGSSIFIRDPDRNVIEFVEYQGLDKLKLAD
- a CDS encoding LysR family transcriptional regulator; translation: MKSNKMDLNDTRLFAKVAECGGISAAARALELPKSKVSRRISALEQSLNAGLLERTTRAIKLTEAGKLFYQHCKRIVEEADNAEHSIQELLDVPRGILRVSTSISMGQELIAPVLGEFMQAYPEVEIDLQLNNRRVDLTNEGFDLALRVGKLEDSSLIARKLGQGKARLFASPSYLDSAPAIHSVQDLHKQRCLIMSDAVKNKRWLLESIEGAMEISIPSMLSINDFYCLQQAAINGAGIAFIPDYLCREALKQKQLVPVLSEWQSPGFSYYAMYESRRGMTQKMQAFLSFYEKRFNKLR
- a CDS encoding PepSY-associated TM helix domain-containing protein — its product is MSAHSSIGLIVGALMYVICLTGTLLVFSESWERWQQPEVPEFYSVDGVSADKALDEYLSRVTDIPESIYVVLPTEQLPRIHVADRDHSWWTDADGNIDSPTEDGIAHFLEQLHVHLHMPSSLGLIVVSIVGAMLVSLIISGLVGHPGIIKQAFQLRLGGRSRIEQTDIHNRLSVWGLPFHIMIALTGAFYGLVGFLVLLAASALYDGDRNALFDDVYGKDPVIKELVQKPNINQVLINLAELEPEAEPIYAVVQNFGNETQFIELAAVLPGRFTYSEIYRFYSDGRYMNTQGLASGHSGRQFLYSLYRVHFGWFGGWGVRWLYFALGCMLTVISVTGINIWLCKRAKADYLDRTWSAIVWGVPLALVGSAVAFLMFSTALSLAFFSTLLAAIAIANGVKISLLRLRSYLILVLALSLIALVFVHCFVFSFLGSLAASWAVNASLLLAALGLLVYRFVRNAADRSG
- a CDS encoding TonB-dependent siderophore receptor, with the translated sequence MTLNKKAILPFLVTVFSSPLWAQTQAHVDDKAQAEKAQPITGAGESMLEETLVMGELGRYSALKDDVPIVDIARSVSIVDELDMKLKGVTHIDQAFNYSAGITGQTFGFATRGDWLRVRGFEVPQYQDSLQSLFGNYNNTRPDVYTLEQTEVLKGPASVLYGKGSPGGLLNVVSKRPKAERRTEIVAELGNFNHKQIALDSTGAIDSDDEFLYRVVAVGRDSDTQVDYVSDKTKVFAPSFTWSPSEKSNITLLLNYTDTESDTGAQFLPISGTLNPAVNGKYIENSRYMGEPGFNHYNATTTALTLLADHAFNEVWSWELTSRYTDASADYQQAWQAFSTTADRFIYNADGSLYKDGMVPRSFYRNDATSEQAAIDTRLRADLTTGEISHNVLMGLQYQDVTTTSAGYSAWAVGYDYTTQGPDQSFSDLMWLNVFSPNYGQIPDAAYQQLESMYAKNPESNNVDLGVYVSDQITWGKLNVTLGLRYDDSETTVSDPASATSTSQKDDALSSSLGILYKTSVGISPYINYAESFEPVIGTSGIGPEAKALKPQEGQQVEVGLKYQPEQLPALFTLAAFEIEQSNLTDPNGSPGGYDQQSGVAKVKGVEFEGLVNLGAFDWQFALTQLDTETSEGKHFASVPEQQASTWLGYGAANGFKAGAGLRYVGTSWGGQDIIETPSHSLADLMLGYAFSSWDVSVNVSNLTDKDYQATCLSRGDCFPGNARTVIGRVRYEF
- a CDS encoding GNAT family N-acetyltransferase, producing MSETVDVHLRICNLAEHPEHISTIASWHHHEWLKGLQPGVKADMGLAEGIEKRAEVLRSHFVSDSLPRSFVALYKAQPIATVSLAYFGFTPKTHERSLWLTNLFVVPELRGMGLGALLLDYAFDYACEHELQQQRIMLYTRDKNEYYQKRGWLPAGTGRVQRQEVFILSKALTTDLDS
- a CDS encoding DegV family protein; the encoded protein is MKTAILVDSACSLPATFCEKYNISFVPLAYGIDGDVFIDSSNEDDALALFESGSLARKHKVTTSAPSAKLFEKAILKKAAEGFERIIVQTVNRTQGETYANANEGATAAEAALVGQDVIVRVMDSRTVFAGQALMAAETIRRMLKSDDETLVRRSMDKLSEKIHTYILPKEPLVALERARERNEKSVSWTQAMLATKLGIHPVICNVNDASSSVANVWGFKKAARQLFEYVGSCIEQGTRCPIVVVNYCGPLDELKKLPGFSELAQKAKQHKMTLIFSVASVASGIYASVGSLSVAVATDAQSWV
- a CDS encoding peptidylprolyl isomerase, encoding MNFISRCSAVALALAFSLTSHATIVEVETSRGDFKINLYDDETPLTVQNFLSYVESGAYDGSVFHRLVHGFVLQGGGFTYEGQDSVGRQVFPSIEVSDPVSNEPVFSNVKATVAMAKIGGDPDSATSGWFINLADNSSNLDRQNGGFTAFGEVVEGDYEVVEALAQTPVTSNALPLADMEPGTSVNDYDESNLLVIERITIIDSATNTAASLSPVPNTLIHDLDDDGVLNDDDSCANTNADEVVDENGCALYQVDTDDDGVNDALDQCPDTVTGTRVGIDGCESTGSDGGGSGSLWLFALLGLGLLVRKQR